Proteins encoded by one window of Clostridium cagae:
- a CDS encoding GntR family transcriptional regulator has translation MGWEFKDDRPIYLQLIDQLQLRIISGIYITGDKLPSVRELASEASVNPNTMQKALTELERKNLVFTQRTSGRFITEDIDLINKIRNDLAKKEIESFLNNMKNIGYAQNEIINIMDKFMKEMK, from the coding sequence ATGGGTTGGGAATTCAAAGATGATAGACCAATATATCTACAATTAATAGATCAACTACAATTGCGAATCATTTCAGGTATATATATAACTGGTGATAAATTACCATCTGTAAGAGAACTTGCTAGTGAAGCTTCTGTTAATCCTAATACAATGCAAAAAGCTCTTACTGAGCTTGAACGAAAAAACTTAGTATTTACACAAAGAACAAGTGGTAGATTTATTACGGAGGATATAGACTTGATTAATAAAATTAGAAATGATCTGGCTAAAAAAGAAATTGAGAGCTTTCTTAATAATATGAAGAATATAGGCTATGCCCAAAATGAAATAATTAATATTATGGATAAATTTATGAAGGAGATGAAATAA
- a CDS encoding GH39 family glycosyl hydrolase produces MNTNKELVNFKTSSSMHISVLAIENLERYWHQSIELIYVLAGSVQVQCRNMQYNLHEDDLILINMFDVHALSGDQCEVLSLKIDISALDPEISHFSQKRFDCNSSLEADETKFIPLKRLLALIVKSNVNPEDNIELLNKSYVYELLYILTTNFKVEGTTNSTDINKNSERIKNILNYISENYTEKISLNNLADTFYLSMPYISKIFKELIGLSFSDYLTEVRLSHADLANANLKIEYIAEKNGFSNTRSFVSAFKNKYDYLPSKYRKKIDTYSSDGQKSMTESINYFALRHNTSFNRLVDYLKHDIIITEENKPDTTIYEIDPIDTSIKGVQLKHTFKTLTCIGKAKHVLISESQHMLRQVQQDIGFKYIRFHGLLDDEMMFYSENEEGSPELCFTYIDLVIDFLLSINLKPFMELSFMPKELAMDPTRTMFFIGSIISLPKSMEKWTYIIQQLIKHFISRYGKKEVESWPFFLWNEPDLKKMFGFENRTNFFNFYKETYETIKMINPYINFGSSPVFADTLAGSNDWLDAFMDFCKLNDCLPDFINMHFYPMNLSGEDATTLSRKAHGEMRRYLVYMESENALNENIQCIKKRFMENNWIADKLYLSGWNSSISYNELLNDTVYKATYIAKNILENYDTLESFGYWQLSDFTEEVKMKNQLYHGGQGIFTYNGIKKSHYYVFQMLSKLSDRLLEKGDGFFITTDGNSIEIMLYNYQHYSKLYASGEVFDMTFNHRYKPFPKPNILKVILPLTNLSEASYHLTETIVNKQYGSSFDKWLELGGLPLESNDDIEYLKSVSLPKIQKKILSTENNALTITAELEPHEVRLIEIKPLFQ; encoded by the coding sequence ATGAATACAAATAAAGAACTTGTAAATTTTAAAACTTCATCTTCTATGCATATTTCTGTACTTGCAATTGAAAACTTAGAAAGGTATTGGCATCAGAGTATAGAGCTAATATATGTATTAGCTGGCAGCGTCCAAGTTCAATGTCGTAATATGCAGTACAATTTGCATGAAGATGATCTTATTCTTATAAATATGTTTGATGTACATGCCTTATCTGGTGACCAATGCGAAGTATTATCATTAAAAATTGATATTTCTGCGCTTGATCCTGAAATTTCTCATTTTTCTCAAAAGCGATTTGACTGCAATTCATCCTTAGAAGCAGATGAAACTAAATTTATTCCCTTAAAACGGCTTCTTGCTTTAATTGTAAAATCCAATGTTAATCCTGAAGATAATATTGAACTTTTAAATAAATCATATGTTTATGAATTACTGTACATATTAACTACTAATTTTAAGGTAGAAGGCACTACTAATTCTACCGATATAAATAAAAACTCAGAAAGAATAAAAAATATACTAAATTACATAAGCGAAAATTATACAGAAAAAATATCATTAAATAATCTAGCAGATACATTCTATCTGTCTATGCCATATATTTCAAAAATCTTCAAAGAATTAATAGGTCTTAGTTTTAGCGATTATTTAACGGAAGTTAGGCTTTCCCATGCAGATTTAGCTAATGCTAATTTAAAAATTGAATATATTGCTGAAAAAAATGGATTTTCAAATACACGTTCCTTTGTTTCTGCTTTTAAAAATAAATATGACTATCTTCCAAGTAAATATCGTAAAAAAATAGATACATATTCTTCTGATGGTCAGAAGAGCATGACAGAAAGTATAAATTATTTTGCATTGCGTCATAATACTTCCTTTAATCGTCTGGTAGATTATCTTAAACACGACATTATTATCACAGAAGAAAATAAGCCTGATACTACAATTTATGAAATTGATCCAATTGATACTTCAATAAAAGGAGTGCAGTTAAAACATACATTTAAAACTCTTACTTGTATTGGAAAGGCAAAGCATGTATTGATTTCTGAAAGTCAACATATGCTTCGTCAGGTGCAACAAGATATCGGATTTAAATATATTCGCTTTCATGGGTTACTTGATGATGAAATGATGTTTTATTCTGAAAATGAAGAAGGCTCACCAGAGCTTTGTTTTACTTATATTGATTTAGTAATAGATTTTCTTCTTTCAATTAATTTAAAACCTTTTATGGAACTTTCTTTTATGCCAAAAGAGCTTGCAATGGACCCTACTCGTACAATGTTTTTTATTGGTTCAATTATTAGTCTTCCAAAAAGCATGGAAAAGTGGACTTATATTATTCAGCAGCTAATTAAACATTTTATTTCTCGCTATGGTAAAAAAGAAGTGGAATCTTGGCCATTTTTCCTTTGGAATGAACCAGATCTTAAAAAAATGTTTGGCTTTGAAAACAGAACTAACTTTTTTAATTTTTATAAAGAAACATATGAAACTATAAAGATGATTAATCCTTATATTAATTTTGGAAGTTCTCCAGTTTTTGCTGATACGCTAGCAGGCTCAAATGACTGGTTAGATGCATTTATGGATTTTTGTAAATTAAATGATTGTTTGCCTGATTTTATAAATATGCATTTTTATCCAATGAATTTATCTGGGGAAGATGCCACCACTCTTTCAAGAAAAGCTCATGGTGAAATGCGAAGATATCTTGTATATATGGAATCTGAAAATGCCTTAAATGAAAATATTCAATGTATAAAAAAAAGATTCATGGAAAATAATTGGATCGCCGACAAGTTATATTTAAGTGGTTGGAATTCTTCAATCTCCTACAATGAGCTATTGAATGATACTGTATATAAAGCAACTTATATTGCTAAAAACATATTAGAAAATTATGATACCCTTGAAAGTTTTGGTTATTGGCAACTTTCAGATTTTACTGAAGAAGTAAAGATGAAAAATCAATTGTATCATGGTGGACAAGGAATTTTCACTTATAATGGAATAAAAAAATCCCATTATTATGTTTTTCAAATGCTTAGTAAACTTAGTGATAGATTACTTGAAAAAGGAGATGGATTCTTTATAACTACAGATGGGAATTCAATTGAAATAATGTTATATAATTATCAACATTATTCAAAACTTTATGCATCAGGTGAAGTATTTGATATGACTTTTAATCATAGATATAAGCCGTTTCCAAAACCAAATATATTAAAAGTAATTCTTCCACTTACAAACCTTTCTGAAGCTAGTTACCATTTAACAGAAACTATTGTAAATAAGCAATATGGAAGTTCTTTTGACAAATGGCTTGAATTAGGTGGCCTGCCCCTAGAAAGCAATGATGATATTGAGTATTTAAAATCTGTATCCCTTCCAAAAATCCAGAAAAAAATACTGTCTACAGAAAATAACGCTTTAACAATAACTGCCGAATTAGAACCTCATGAAGTACGCTTGATAGAAATTAAACCTCTATTTCAGTAG
- the dltA gene encoding D-alanine--poly(phosphoribitol) ligase subunit DltA, translating into MKILEGIKKFSKSDRVALTCDGMSMTYKQLDNISESIATFILKKLGNDRTPIIIYGNKENLMMASMISALKCGRAYIPIDISYPKERVDAIIKEVNPQVLIDFSEGNVFDNILVLKEKEIREIVNEYNGLEVSAEKWVKEDENAYILFTSGSTGKPKGVQISSNNLDNFVEWMADYLKLDESEEVFMNQAAYSFDLSVTSIYPGLCYGKTLHGFSKNTLSNLKQMFEDIKHSGINTWVSTPSFAGMCVTEDNFNSNMLTNLKAMVFVGEILPKPLCEELLKRFPNTRIINGYGPTEATVAVSINDMNREVLLQEGSLPIGYPMKKSVVKIVDEEGNVLKDEEKGEIIIVGPSVSKGYFNNEEMTKKSFYYDEYNGERCRAYRTGDLGYYVNGNLYYCGRKDFQIKLNGYRIEIEDIENNLVRVSNVKNAAVVPVNKDGKIAYLTAFIELKEDNGLSGLKNGIMIKKELSELIPSYMVPRNIKIVKEFPTNINGKIDRKKLAEEL; encoded by the coding sequence ATGAAGATATTAGAAGGAATAAAGAAGTTTTCAAAAAGTGATAGAGTTGCATTAACTTGTGATGGAATGTCTATGACATATAAACAATTAGATAATATATCAGAAAGTATAGCAACCTTTATATTAAAGAAATTAGGTAATGATAGAACCCCTATTATTATTTACGGAAATAAAGAAAATTTAATGATGGCATCTATGATATCAGCATTAAAATGTGGAAGAGCATACATACCTATAGATATAAGTTATCCTAAAGAAAGAGTGGATGCAATTATTAAAGAGGTAAATCCACAAGTTCTTATAGATTTTAGTGAAGGTAATGTTTTCGATAATATATTAGTTTTAAAAGAAAAAGAAATTAGAGAAATAGTTAATGAATATAATGGTTTAGAAGTAAGTGCAGAAAAATGGGTAAAAGAAGATGAAAATGCATACATTTTATTCACTTCTGGTAGTACAGGAAAACCAAAGGGAGTGCAAATAAGCAGTAACAATTTAGATAATTTTGTTGAGTGGATGGCAGATTATTTAAAACTAGATGAAAGTGAAGAAGTATTTATGAATCAAGCTGCTTATTCATTTGATTTATCTGTAACTTCAATTTATCCAGGATTATGCTATGGAAAAACTCTACATGGATTTTCAAAAAATACACTTTCAAATTTAAAACAAATGTTTGAAGATATAAAACATTCAGGAATTAATACATGGGTATCTACACCATCATTTGCTGGAATGTGTGTAACTGAGGACAACTTTAATTCAAATATGTTAACTAATTTAAAAGCTATGGTATTTGTAGGAGAAATACTTCCTAAGCCATTATGTGAAGAACTTTTGAAGAGATTTCCAAATACGAGAATAATAAATGGATATGGTCCAACAGAGGCAACAGTAGCGGTAAGTATAAATGATATGAATAGAGAAGTATTATTACAAGAAGGAAGTTTACCTATTGGATATCCTATGAAGAAATCAGTAGTTAAGATTGTTGATGAAGAAGGAAATGTTTTAAAAGATGAAGAAAAAGGAGAAATTATAATAGTAGGTCCTAGTGTAAGCAAAGGATACTTTAATAATGAAGAAATGACTAAAAAATCATTTTATTATGATGAGTATAACGGAGAAAGATGCAGAGCTTATAGAACTGGAGATTTAGGATACTATGTTAATGGAAACTTATATTACTGTGGTAGAAAAGATTTCCAAATAAAACTAAATGGTTATAGAATAGAGATAGAAGATATAGAAAATAACTTAGTAAGGGTAAGTAATGTAAAGAATGCAGCTGTTGTTCCAGTAAATAAGGATGGAAAGATAGCATATTTAACTGCTTTCATTGAATTAAAAGAGGACAATGGATTAAGTGGATTAAAAAATGGAATAATGATAAAAAAAGAGCTAAGTGAATTAATACCTTCATATATGGTTCCTAGAAATATAAAAATAGTAAAAGAATTTCCTACTAATATAAACGGAAAAATTGATAGGAAGAAATTAGCGGAGGAATTATAA
- a CDS encoding ATP-binding protein, with translation MIRKIIKIDKNKCTGCGLCVDACHEDAIGLINGKAQLLRDDYCDGLGDCLPSCPTNAISFEEREALDYDEEAVKLNMENKKTSIPKTFNLNNNVNIPKGCPGSNAKVIKHNDLTNEETTIVSSQLNQWPVQIKLVSPKAEYLNDSNLLIAADCTAYAYGNFHNKFMKNRITLIGCPKLDNVDYSEKLIEILNYNEINSITIVRMEVPCCAGIVNATKKALMESGKAIPWQIVTISTSGEILE, from the coding sequence ATGATAAGAAAAATTATTAAAATTGATAAAAATAAATGTACTGGTTGTGGACTTTGTGTTGATGCTTGCCATGAAGATGCTATTGGATTAATTAATGGTAAAGCGCAATTATTACGTGATGATTATTGTGATGGATTAGGTGATTGTTTACCATCTTGTCCTACAAATGCTATTTCTTTTGAAGAAAGAGAAGCTCTAGACTACGATGAAGAAGCAGTCAAATTAAATATGGAAAATAAAAAAACATCTATACCTAAAACTTTTAATTTAAATAATAATGTAAACATACCTAAAGGTTGTCCTGGTTCTAATGCCAAAGTTATAAAACATAATGATTTAACTAATGAAGAAACAACTATTGTATCTTCTCAATTAAATCAATGGCCAGTTCAAATAAAACTCGTTTCACCTAAAGCAGAATATTTAAATGATTCTAATCTTTTAATTGCAGCAGATTGTACTGCATATGCTTATGGCAACTTTCACAACAAGTTTATGAAAAATAGAATTACTTTGATAGGTTGTCCGAAATTAGATAATGTTGATTATTCTGAAAAACTAATAGAAATATTAAACTATAATGAAATAAATAGTATTACTATTGTTCGTATGGAAGTACCTTGCTGTGCTGGAATAGTTAATGCTACAAAAAAAGCACTTATGGAAAGTGGAAAAGCAATACCTTGGCAAATTGTAACTATTTCTACTTCTGGAGAAATATTAGAATAA
- a CDS encoding ABC transporter ATP-binding protein has protein sequence MNNTPILECKNLVKNYGGKQALKGIDLTINRGRIVGLLGPNGSGKSTLIKLANSLLTPNSGEILINGNKPGVETKKIVSYLPERTYLNDWMKVSDIINLFKDFYKDFNSDKAYDMLKNLNINPNDKLKTMSKGTKEKVQLILVMSRDAELYFLDEPIAGVDPAARDYILNTIINNYSENATVIISTHLISDIEQVLDDVVFISYGEIYLTKSVDEIREEHGKSVDALFREVFKC, from the coding sequence ATGAATAATACACCTATATTGGAATGCAAAAATTTAGTTAAAAATTATGGTGGAAAACAAGCATTAAAAGGTATTGATTTAACAATTAATCGTGGTAGAATTGTTGGACTTTTAGGACCAAATGGTAGTGGTAAAAGTACATTAATAAAACTTGCTAATTCACTCTTAACACCTAACAGTGGTGAAATATTAATTAATGGAAATAAACCTGGTGTTGAAACAAAAAAAATAGTTTCCTATTTACCAGAAAGAACTTACCTAAATGATTGGATGAAAGTATCTGATATTATAAATTTATTTAAGGATTTTTATAAAGATTTTAATTCTGATAAAGCTTATGATATGTTAAAAAACTTGAATATTAATCCTAATGATAAATTAAAAACTATGTCTAAGGGTACAAAAGAAAAAGTTCAACTTATTTTAGTAATGAGTAGAGATGCTGAACTTTACTTTTTAGATGAACCAATAGCCGGAGTTGACCCTGCGGCTAGAGATTATATATTAAACACTATTATTAATAATTATAGTGAAAATGCAACTGTAATTATATCTACACATTTAATATCAGATATTGAACAAGTATTAGATGATGTTGTATTTATATCTTATGGTGAAATATACTTGACAAAAAGTGTTGACGAAATTAGAGAAGAACATGGAAAAAGTGTTGATGCTTTATTTAGGGAGGTATTTAAATGTTAG
- a CDS encoding DUF6512 family protein: MFQLYFYYKLYFLLSIPFIVLLATLFHYTYKLSNNSLLVGIFTPVNESIWEHLKLAIYPTIIWYSISNIIFNNIILDWKKWFHTCTISMIIASITIVVFYYTYTGALGIHSLALDIFSLILGVSIGQYISFKAYANYDLSNNYLYSALFFITIFLFTLFTFVQPKIPLFMDSTNGKYGIN, from the coding sequence ATGTTTCAATTGTATTTTTATTATAAATTATATTTCCTATTGTCAATTCCATTTATAGTACTTCTTGCAACATTATTTCATTACACATATAAATTAAGTAATAATTCATTGTTAGTTGGTATATTCACACCTGTTAATGAAAGCATTTGGGAACACTTAAAACTTGCTATATATCCTACAATAATTTGGTATTCTATATCTAATATTATTTTCAATAATATAATATTGGATTGGAAAAAATGGTTTCATACATGTACAATTTCAATGATAATTGCTTCAATTACAATAGTTGTCTTTTACTATACCTATACTGGTGCTTTAGGAATTCACTCTTTAGCCTTAGATATATTTTCTTTAATTTTAGGTGTATCTATTGGTCAATATATTAGCTTTAAGGCTTATGCTAATTATGATTTAAGTAATAATTATTTATATTCTGCTCTGTTCTTTATTACTATATTTTTATTTACTCTATTTACATTTGTCCAACCTAAAATACCTCTTTTTATGGATTCAACCAACGGTAAATATGGAATTAATTGA
- a CDS encoding ABC transporter permease: MLGKLMKYETKATGRTLLPLYAALLIFALINKIFMNNDFSVINTDTLGGIPAFLSVFAYGCTMAAVFIVTFFIIVQRFYKNILGDEGYLMNTLPVAPWQNIFSKLLIAVMWTIVSGIVAILSVFILAFNSNALNPNFFKDLCTAFSSIYQYWGISGYMVGLEFIIAVLIQMAMGIIMIYASISIGHLFNKRKILSSFGAFIVLNLIMNTILSTLAITLSDKVSNSMISWNISSINQFHGVFISAIAINAIFFICYFLITNYIIKNKLNLE, encoded by the coding sequence ATGTTAGGAAAATTAATGAAATATGAGACAAAAGCAACTGGAAGAACATTACTTCCACTTTATGCTGCACTTTTAATATTTGCACTAATTAATAAAATTTTTATGAATAATGATTTTTCTGTTATTAATACAGATACTTTAGGAGGAATTCCAGCTTTCCTTAGTGTATTTGCTTATGGATGTACTATGGCTGCAGTATTTATAGTAACATTTTTTATAATTGTACAAAGATTTTATAAAAACATTCTTGGCGATGAAGGTTATTTAATGAATACATTACCTGTAGCCCCTTGGCAAAATATATTTAGTAAACTTTTAATTGCTGTTATGTGGACTATAGTTAGTGGCATTGTTGCAATACTTTCAGTATTTATTTTAGCATTTAATTCCAATGCACTTAACCCAAATTTCTTTAAGGATTTATGTACTGCTTTTTCATCTATTTATCAATATTGGGGTATAAGTGGTTATATGGTTGGTTTAGAATTTATAATCGCTGTATTAATTCAAATGGCCATGGGAATTATTATGATATATGCTTCTATATCAATAGGTCACTTATTTAATAAGAGAAAAATATTGTCTTCATTCGGAGCATTTATAGTTTTAAATCTTATCATGAATACAATACTTTCTACTTTAGCAATTACTTTGTCAGATAAAGTTTCTAATTCTATGATTTCATGGAATATATCTTCAATCAATCAATTTCACGGAGTTTTTATTTCTGCTATAGCTATTAATGCTATATTCTTTATATGTTATTTCTTAATAACTAATTACATCATAAAAAATAAATTAAATTTAGAATAA
- a CDS encoding RidA family protein: MLKVTNTDKAPKAIGPYSQAISFGDLLFASGQIPLDPLSGEIVGEDIEEQATQVIKNIGAILESNDINFSNVIKTTCFLANMNDFSKFNEVYAKYFISNPARSCVAVKELPKSVLCEVEVIAAK; this comes from the coding sequence ATGTTAAAAGTTACAAATACAGATAAAGCACCTAAAGCAATAGGTCCATATTCTCAAGCTATAAGTTTTGGAGATCTATTATTTGCATCAGGACAAATTCCATTAGATCCATTAAGTGGAGAAATTGTTGGAGAAGATATTGAAGAGCAAGCCACTCAAGTTATAAAAAATATTGGTGCTATATTAGAATCTAATGATATTAATTTTTCTAATGTTATAAAAACAACCTGTTTTCTTGCTAATATGAATGATTTTTCTAAGTTTAATGAAGTTTACGCAAAATATTTTATTAGCAATCCTGCACGTTCTTGCGTTGCAGTAAAAGAATTACCTAAAAGTGTTTTATGTGAAGTGGAAGTAATAGCAGCTAAATAA
- the dltB gene encoding D-alanyl-lipoteichoic acid biosynthesis protein DltB: MKLTQYGDYFYLYLLLLTFIPAIILGLNGIKPKYYGIIVSAVMILLIMTKSIGLYLFLMFLIGETFVIYMYLFIRKKTDNKCIYWLALFLSMLPVVISKLAGVTRYSSVIGFIGLSYLNFKAIQMIIEIYDGRITEIKFTTFIYFIMFFPTLSSGPIDRWKRFEENLNGKIEKEEYINEYLIPGFRKIILAIGYKFILAYLIDTYWLLKIPTDITLLNSWNYMYAYTLYLFFDFAGYSLFAVGTSYIFGIKTPDNFNKPFVSKDMKEFWTRWHISLSRWFGDYIFSRFVLNSMRKKRFKNRIIASHVAQIITMFVMGLWHGLTIYYIIYGLYQGSALVLTDIYQRKSSYYKKHKKEKWFQMIQRVVTFHIVCFGMLIFSGYLFK; encoded by the coding sequence ATGAAGTTAACGCAATATGGAGATTACTTTTATTTATATTTATTATTACTAACATTTATTCCAGCAATAATACTAGGGCTAAATGGAATAAAACCTAAGTATTATGGAATAATTGTATCAGCAGTTATGATTTTATTAATCATGACTAAAAGTATAGGATTGTATCTATTTTTAATGTTTTTAATTGGTGAAACTTTTGTAATATATATGTATTTATTTATAAGAAAGAAAACAGATAATAAGTGCATATACTGGTTAGCATTATTTTTGTCAATGCTTCCTGTTGTTATTAGTAAATTAGCAGGGGTTACTAGATATTCATCTGTTATTGGATTTATTGGTTTATCATATTTGAATTTTAAAGCTATTCAAATGATAATTGAAATTTATGATGGAAGAATTACAGAAATAAAGTTCACTACATTTATATATTTCATAATGTTTTTTCCAACTTTAAGTTCAGGGCCTATTGATAGATGGAAAAGATTTGAGGAAAATTTAAATGGTAAGATTGAAAAAGAAGAATATATAAATGAATATTTAATACCAGGGTTTAGAAAAATAATTTTAGCTATAGGATATAAATTTATCTTGGCATATTTAATAGATACGTATTGGCTATTAAAGATACCTACAGATATAACTTTATTAAATAGTTGGAATTATATGTATGCATATACATTATATCTATTCTTTGACTTTGCAGGATATAGTTTATTTGCAGTTGGAACTAGCTATATATTTGGAATTAAAACACCAGATAACTTTAACAAACCTTTTGTAAGTAAAGATATGAAGGAATTTTGGACTAGATGGCATATATCTTTATCAAGATGGTTTGGTGATTATATTTTTTCAAGATTTGTATTAAATTCAATGAGAAAGAAAAGATTCAAAAATAGAATTATAGCATCACATGTGGCACAAATAATAACAATGTTTGTAATGGGATTGTGGCATGGACTAACTATATATTACATAATTTATGGATTGTATCAAGGTTCAGCATTAGTTTTAACGGATATATATCAAAGAAAATCATCTTATTATAAAAAGCATAAAAAAGAAAAATGGTTTCAAATGATACAAAGAGTAGTAACATTCCATATTGTATGTTTTGGTATGTTAATATTTTCAGGATATTTATTTAAATAA
- a CDS encoding DUF3892 domain-containing protein: protein MNNNKEMLDGVSTNSTKEVTTPSSNSQSISAVIKNSGEITGYELSNGQRISKEEGVKMAKDGNIAGVSVSVSKKGEEYLRSLPDQNESNNLSSLPTISD from the coding sequence ATGAATAATAATAAAGAGATGTTAGATGGTGTATCAACTAATAGTACTAAAGAAGTGACTACACCTAGTAGTAATTCACAATCAATATCAGCTGTAATAAAAAATTCAGGAGAAATAACAGGATATGAACTTTCAAATGGTCAAAGAATATCTAAAGAAGAAGGCGTTAAAATGGCCAAAGATGGAAATATAGCTGGAGTATCAGTTAGTGTTTCTAAAAAGGGAGAAGAATATCTTAGAAGTTTACCAGATCAAAATGAATCAAATAACTTGAGCTCACTACCAACAATTAGTGACTAA
- the dltC gene encoding D-alanine--poly(phosphoribitol) ligase subunit DltC, whose protein sequence is MKDKVLEMFIEVTGNDEIAEDLDLDLFEAGLLDSLAIIEMLLQIEEKLGIKLQPTDLEREDMSTVNKLTEFLESR, encoded by the coding sequence ATGAAAGATAAAGTATTAGAAATGTTTATTGAAGTTACTGGAAATGATGAAATTGCAGAAGATTTAGATTTAGATCTATTTGAAGCGGGATTATTAGATTCTTTAGCAATAATTGAAATGTTACTTCAAATAGAAGAAAAGCTAGGAATAAAATTACAACCTACAGATTTAGAAAGAGAAGATATGTCAACTGTAAATAAGTTAACTGAGTTCTTAGAAAGTAGATAA
- the dltD gene encoding D-alanyl-lipoteichoic acid biosynthesis protein DltD yields MKKIAIYIILPIIIMLITVTSLNIFLNKELNDMLNSKDLTSINKEYGSIYKDKGLAYNEYITQENELVLQGSSELGSPVSQLPTTFFPVKGLDQIVTNGRSYSQHLHQSSILGSQQVDMEGKKVALVLSLQWFMGKDGIDSGSFQANFSPVQFYNFLSNEKISEGNKKQYATRICSLLSGSTQFAPERLYSKMYTSDNFLYNMADILCKPYFIARKEVVELKDKGLLYKKLKKLPEKSEIQSEIVNWDEEYKRAEEEASPQVTNNEFMVYDSYYNNNLKSNVESQKDSNKNVDLMKSKEFEDYELYLDTCTELGIEPYIILMPTNGLWYDHTGLSKEKRDEFYDKVQEMAEEKGFDVLNLKDEEYTPYFMCDVMHLGWKGWLKVDEELYKRFKE; encoded by the coding sequence ATGAAAAAGATAGCTATATACATAATACTTCCTATTATTATAATGCTAATAACAGTTACTTCTTTAAATATTTTTTTAAATAAAGAATTAAATGATATGTTAAATTCTAAGGATTTAACCAGCATAAATAAGGAATATGGGAGCATATATAAGGATAAAGGATTAGCATATAATGAGTATATCACTCAAGAAAATGAATTAGTATTACAAGGATCATCAGAATTAGGTTCTCCAGTTTCACAATTACCTACAACATTTTTCCCGGTTAAGGGATTAGATCAAATTGTTACAAATGGAAGATCGTATTCTCAACATTTACATCAATCATCTATATTGGGAAGTCAACAAGTTGATATGGAAGGTAAAAAAGTTGCACTAGTACTTTCACTACAATGGTTTATGGGAAAAGATGGAATAGATTCAGGCAGTTTTCAGGCCAATTTTTCACCAGTACAATTTTATAATTTTTTAAGTAATGAAAAAATAAGTGAAGGTAATAAAAAACAATATGCAACTAGAATATGTAGTTTATTATCTGGAAGTACTCAATTTGCACCAGAAAGATTATATTCAAAAATGTATACTAGTGATAATTTTTTATATAACATGGCTGATATATTATGTAAGCCTTATTTTATTGCAAGAAAAGAAGTGGTTGAACTTAAAGATAAAGGACTATTATATAAAAAGTTAAAAAAATTACCAGAAAAAAGTGAAATTCAAAGTGAAATAGTTAATTGGGATGAGGAATATAAAAGAGCAGAGGAAGAAGCAAGTCCACAAGTAACTAACAATGAATTTATGGTATATGATAGTTATTATAACAATAACTTAAAAAGCAATGTAGAATCACAAAAAGACTCAAATAAGAATGTTGATTTAATGAAATCAAAAGAATTTGAGGATTATGAGTTATATTTAGATACTTGTACTGAATTAGGAATAGAGCCATACATAATATTAATGCCAACAAATGGATTATGGTATGACCATACTGGACTTAGCAAAGAAAAAAGAGATGAATTTTATGATAAAGTTCAAGAGATGGCAGAAGAAAAAGGCTTTGATGTCTTAAACTTAAAAGATGAAGAATATACACCTTACTTTATGTGTGATGTAATGCATTTAGGATGGAAAGGATGGCTTAAAGTAGATGAAGAACTATATAAACGCTTTAAAGAATAA